In Lacerta agilis isolate rLacAgi1 chromosome 1, rLacAgi1.pri, whole genome shotgun sequence, the following proteins share a genomic window:
- the ATL1 gene encoding atlastin-1 isoform X1 — MAKHRKERNSWGGFSEKNYEWSSEEEESEGKAHPVQVLIVKDDHSFELDEEALNRILLSEAVRDREVVAVSVAGAFRKGKSFLMDFMLRYMYNMELADWVGDYNEPLTGFSWRGGSERETTGIQIWSEVFLVDKPDGNKVAVLLMDTQGTFDSQSTLRDSATVFALSTMISSIQVYNLSQNVQEDDLQHLQLFTEYGRLAMEETFLKPFQSLIFLVRDWSFPYEFSYGADGGARFLEKRLKVSGNQHEELQNVRKHIHSCFTNISCFLLPHPGLKVATNPNFDGKLKEIDDDFIKNLKVLIPWLLSPKSLDVKEINGNQITCRGLVEYFKAYIKIYQGEELPHPKSMLQATAEANNLAAVATAKDTYNKRMEEVCGGDKPFLAPSDLQSKHQELKEEAVRQFRSVKKMGGEEFSRRYLQQLEAEIDELYVQYIKHNDSKNIFHAARTPATLFVVIFITYVIAGVTGFIGLDIIASLCNMIMGLTLITLCTWAYIRYSGEYRELGAVIDQVAAALWDQGNTNEALYKLYSAAATHRHLYHHAFPTAQKAEPTEGTEKKTM, encoded by the exons GTGGGTTCTCTGAAAAGAATTACGAGTGGAgctcggaggaggaggagtccgagGGGAAGGCCCACCCGGTGCAGGTGCTCATCGTGAAGGATGACCACTCCTTTGAGCTGGATGAAGAGGCCCTCAACCGCATCTTGCTTTCGGAAGCCGTCCGAGACCGCGAGGTGGTGGCCGTCTCCGTGGCAGGGGCTTTCCGGAAGGGCAAGTCGTTTCTGATGGACTTCATGCTGAGATACATGTACAACATG GAGTTGGCCGACTGGGTTGGCGACTACAATGAGCCTCTGACGGGGTTTTCCTGGAGAGGCGGGTCGGAGCGGGAGACGACAGGCATCCAGATCTGGAGCGAAGTCTTCCTCGTGGACAAGCCCGACGGGAACAAG GTGGCTGTGCTGCTGATGGACACTCAGGGGACCTTTGACAGTCAGTCAACCCTGCGAGATTCAGCCACTGTCTTTGCTCTTAGTACCATGATCAGTTCCATCCAG GTGTACAATTTGTCCCAGAACGTTCAAGAAGATGACCTCCAGCACTTGCAG CTCTTCACAGAATATGGGAGGCTGGCCATGGAGGAGACATTCCTGAAGCCCTTTCAG TCTCTCATATTCCTTGTTCGCGACTGGAGCTTTCCCTACGAGTTTTCCTACGGGGCAGATGGCGGAGCCAGGTTTTTGGAAAAGCGCCTCAAG GTCTCGGGGAACCAGCACGAAGAGCTGCAGAACGTCCGGAAACACATCCATTCCTGCTTCACCAACATCTCCTGCTTCCTCTTACCTCACCCAGGCTTGAAAGTGGCCACCAACCCAAACTTTGACGGAAAACTCAAAG AAATAGACGACGACTTCATCAAGAACTTGAAGGTGCTGATCCCTTGGCTGCTCAGCCCCAAGAGCCTGGACGTCAAGGAGATCAACGGCAACCAGATCACCTGCCGAGGCCTTGTGGAATATTTCAAG GCCTATATAAAGATCTACCAAGGAGAGGAGTTGCCTCACCCCAAATCAATGCTGCAG GCCACGGCAGAAGCAAACAACCTCGCAGCTGTTGCCACAGCTAAAGACACTTACAACAAAAGAATGGAAGAG GTGTGTGGAGGCGACAAGCCCTTTCTGGCACCCAGTGACCTCCAGAGCAAACACCAGGAGCTGAAGGAGGAGGCGGTGCGGCAGTTCCGGTCCGTGAAGAAGATGGGGGGCGAGGAGTTCAGCCGCCGCTACCTCCAGCAGCTGGAGGCCGAGATCGACGAGCTCTACGTCCAGTACATCAAGCACAACGACAGCAAGAACATCTTCCATGCCGCCCGCACGCCTGCCACGCTCTTTGTGGTCATCTTCATCACCTACGTCATTGCCGGGGTGACCGGCTTCATCGGCTTGGACATCATAGCCAGCCTGTGCAATATGATCATGGGCCTGACCCTGATCACCCTCTGCACCTGGGCCTACATTAGGTACTCAGGGGAGTACAGGGAGCTGGGCGCCGTCATAGACCAAGTGGCTGCAGCGCTCTGGGACCAG
- the ATL1 gene encoding atlastin-1 isoform X2 translates to MAKHRKERNSWGGFSEKNYEWSSEEEESEGKAHPVQVLIVKDDHSFELDEEALNRILLSEAVRDREVVAVSVAGAFRKGKSFLMDFMLRYMYNMELADWVGDYNEPLTGFSWRGGSERETTGIQIWSEVFLVDKPDGNKVAVLLMDTQGTFDSQSTLRDSATVFALSTMISSIQVYNLSQNVQEDDLQHLQLFTEYGRLAMEETFLKPFQSLIFLVRDWSFPYEFSYGADGGARFLEKRLKVSGNQHEELQNVRKHIHSCFTNISCFLLPHPGLKVATNPNFDGKLKEIDDDFIKNLKVLIPWLLSPKSLDVKEINGNQITCRGLVEYFKAYIKIYQGEELPHPKSMLQATAEANNLAAVATAKDTYNKRMEEVCGGDKPFLAPSDLQSKHQELKEEAVRQFRSVKKMGGEEFSRRYLQQLEAEIDELYVQYIKHNDSKNIFHAARTPATLFVVIFITYVIAGVTGFIGLDIIASLCNMIMGLTLITLCTWAYIRYSGEYRELGAVIDQVAAALWDQALYKLYSAAATHRHLYHHAFPTAQKAEPTEGTEKKTM, encoded by the exons GTGGGTTCTCTGAAAAGAATTACGAGTGGAgctcggaggaggaggagtccgagGGGAAGGCCCACCCGGTGCAGGTGCTCATCGTGAAGGATGACCACTCCTTTGAGCTGGATGAAGAGGCCCTCAACCGCATCTTGCTTTCGGAAGCCGTCCGAGACCGCGAGGTGGTGGCCGTCTCCGTGGCAGGGGCTTTCCGGAAGGGCAAGTCGTTTCTGATGGACTTCATGCTGAGATACATGTACAACATG GAGTTGGCCGACTGGGTTGGCGACTACAATGAGCCTCTGACGGGGTTTTCCTGGAGAGGCGGGTCGGAGCGGGAGACGACAGGCATCCAGATCTGGAGCGAAGTCTTCCTCGTGGACAAGCCCGACGGGAACAAG GTGGCTGTGCTGCTGATGGACACTCAGGGGACCTTTGACAGTCAGTCAACCCTGCGAGATTCAGCCACTGTCTTTGCTCTTAGTACCATGATCAGTTCCATCCAG GTGTACAATTTGTCCCAGAACGTTCAAGAAGATGACCTCCAGCACTTGCAG CTCTTCACAGAATATGGGAGGCTGGCCATGGAGGAGACATTCCTGAAGCCCTTTCAG TCTCTCATATTCCTTGTTCGCGACTGGAGCTTTCCCTACGAGTTTTCCTACGGGGCAGATGGCGGAGCCAGGTTTTTGGAAAAGCGCCTCAAG GTCTCGGGGAACCAGCACGAAGAGCTGCAGAACGTCCGGAAACACATCCATTCCTGCTTCACCAACATCTCCTGCTTCCTCTTACCTCACCCAGGCTTGAAAGTGGCCACCAACCCAAACTTTGACGGAAAACTCAAAG AAATAGACGACGACTTCATCAAGAACTTGAAGGTGCTGATCCCTTGGCTGCTCAGCCCCAAGAGCCTGGACGTCAAGGAGATCAACGGCAACCAGATCACCTGCCGAGGCCTTGTGGAATATTTCAAG GCCTATATAAAGATCTACCAAGGAGAGGAGTTGCCTCACCCCAAATCAATGCTGCAG GCCACGGCAGAAGCAAACAACCTCGCAGCTGTTGCCACAGCTAAAGACACTTACAACAAAAGAATGGAAGAG GTGTGTGGAGGCGACAAGCCCTTTCTGGCACCCAGTGACCTCCAGAGCAAACACCAGGAGCTGAAGGAGGAGGCGGTGCGGCAGTTCCGGTCCGTGAAGAAGATGGGGGGCGAGGAGTTCAGCCGCCGCTACCTCCAGCAGCTGGAGGCCGAGATCGACGAGCTCTACGTCCAGTACATCAAGCACAACGACAGCAAGAACATCTTCCATGCCGCCCGCACGCCTGCCACGCTCTTTGTGGTCATCTTCATCACCTACGTCATTGCCGGGGTGACCGGCTTCATCGGCTTGGACATCATAGCCAGCCTGTGCAATATGATCATGGGCCTGACCCTGATCACCCTCTGCACCTGGGCCTACATTAGGTACTCAGGGGAGTACAGGGAGCTGGGCGCCGTCATAGACCAAGTGGCTGCAGCGCTCTGGGACCAG